From Salarias fasciatus chromosome 5, fSalaFa1.1, whole genome shotgun sequence, a single genomic window includes:
- the LOC115388059 gene encoding transcription factor HES-5-like gives MAPTITAAITNSQDLLSLNHKIRKPLVEKLRRERINSSIEQLKSLLGPDFLKQQPDSKLEKADILEMTVCFLTQLQQQNQQHRKLINHFNKLQSSSDLNLREADFSPLSSTVQTSSTEDKSPACSALWRPW, from the exons ATGGCTCCTACAATCACTGCAGCGATCACCAACTCTCAGGACCTTCTCTCTCTCAACCACAAG ATCAGAAAACCTCTGGTGGAGAAGCTGCGCAGAGAGAGAATCAACAGCAGCATCGAGCAGCTCAAGTCTCTCCTGGGTCCAGACTTCCtcaaacagcagccagactccaAGCTGGAGAAAGCAGACATCCTGGAGATGACAGTTTGCTTCctgacacagctgcagcagcagaaccagcagcacagGAAACTGATCAACCACTTCAACAAGCTGCAGTCGTCCTCTGATCTCAACCTGAGAGAGGCTGACTTCTCTCCTCTGAGCTCCacagtccagaccagcagcacTGAAGACAAGAGtccagcctgcagcgccctctggAGGCCCTGGTAG
- the LOC115388061 gene encoding transcription factor HES-5-like → MAPTITAAITNSQDLLSLNHKIRKPLVEKLRRERINSSIEQLKSLLGPDFLKQQPDSKLEKADILEMTVCFLTQLQQQNQQHRKLINHFNKLQSSSDLNLGEADFSPLSSTVQTSSTKDKSPACSALWRPW, encoded by the exons ATGGCTCCTACAATCACTGCAGCGATCACCAACTCTCAGGACCTTCTCTCTCTCAACCACAAG ATCAGAAAACCTCTGGTGGAGAAGCTGCGCAGAGAGAGAATCAACAGCAGCATCGAGCAGCTCAAGTCTCTCCTGGGTCCAGACTTCCtcaaacagcagccagactccaAGCTGGAGAAAGCAGACATCCTGGAGATGACGGTTTGCTTCctgacacagctgcagcagcagaaccagcagcacagGAAACTGATCAACCACTTCAACAAGCTGCAGTCGTCCTCTGATCTCAACCTGGGAGAGGCTGACTTCTCTCCTCTGAGCTCCacagtccagaccagcagcacCAAAGACAAGAGtccagcctgcagcgccctctggAGGCCCTGGTAG
- the LOC115388057 gene encoding transcription factor HES-5-like gives MAPTITAAITNSQDLLSLNHKIRKPLVEKLRRERINSSIEQLKSLLGPDFLKQQPDSKLEKADILEMTVCFLTQLQQQNQQHRKLINHFNKLQSSSDLNLREADFSPLSSTVQTSSTKDKSPASSALWRPW, from the exons ATGGCTCCTACAATCACTGCAGCGATCACCAACTCTCAGGACCTTCTCTCTCTCAACCACAAG ATCAGAAAACCTCTGGTGGAGAAGCTGCGCAGAGAGAGAATCAACAGCAGCATCGAGCAGCTCAAGTCTCTCCTGGGTCCAGACTTCCtcaaacagcagccagactccaAGCTGGAGAAAGCAGACATCCTGGAGATGACAGTTTGCTTCctgacacagctgcagcagcagaaccagcagcacagGAAACTGATCAACCACTTCAACAAGCTGCAGTCGTCCTCTGATCTCAACCTGAGAGAGGCTGACTTCTCTCCTCTGAGCTCCacagtccagaccagcagcacCAAAGACAAGAGTCCAGCCAGCAGCGCCCTCTGGAGGCCTTGGTAG
- the LOC115388052 gene encoding transcription factor HES-5-like, with protein sequence MAPTITAAITNSQDLLSLNHKIRKPLVEKLRRERINSSIEQLKSLLGPDFLKQQPESKLEKADILEMTVCFLTQLQQHRAVDSAAVKQGYFRCVQEAVHFMSEQEAKTQTERKLINHFNKLQSSSDLNLREADFSPLSSTVQTSSTEDKSPACSALWRPW encoded by the exons ATGGCTCCTACAATCACTGCAGCGATCACCAACTCTCAGGACCTTCTCTCTCTCAACCACAAG ATCAGAAAACCTCTGGTGGAGAAGCTGCGCAGAGAGAGAATCAACAGCAGCATCGAGCAGCTCAAGTCTCTCCTGGGTCCAGACTTCCTCAAACAGCAGCCAGAGTCCAAGCTGGAGAAAGCAGACATCCTGGAGATGACCGTTTGCTTCctgacacagctgcagcagcaccgagCTGTGGACTCTGCGGCGGTCAAGCAGGGATACTTCAGGTGTGTCCAAGAGGCCGTTCACTTCATGTCCGAGCAGGAGGCGAAGACACAGACTGAGAGGAAACTGATCAACCACTTCAACAAGCTGCAGTCGTCCTCTGATCTCAACCTGAGAGAGGCTGACTTCTCTCCTCTGAGCTCCacagtccagaccagcagcacTGAAGACAAGAGtccagcctgcagcgccctctggAGGCCCTGGTAG